The following coding sequences are from one Diospyros lotus cultivar Yz01 chromosome 7, ASM1463336v1, whole genome shotgun sequence window:
- the LOC127806031 gene encoding uncharacterized protein LOC127806031, with product MSSTTSKTDPAWNYFEADPNDRNTTTCKFCRKVTKGGIFWAKQHLVGGFRNTKACPKCPPSVKEEIGEYMQKKKNNRDERNIASLDDDIQFGEGYDDDDDEQLPQSRKRPNVSTGSGSGTGSIGSVKGPTQKGPLDVFLKDPEVNVLKSKGKGKQTRLGEHDFAKKELRARVCRSFARWMYDAGIPFNAVTYDSFKVFIEAVGQYGPGVKPPSYHEVKVPLLKQEVEATREMMKDHEEAWAKYGCSILSDGWKDKRERTLINFLVNSPKGSTFLESVDGSSYSKTGEKMFQLLSKCVEKIGVRNVVQVVTDSASNNVLAGRFLEAKYPTLFWTPCAAHCLDLMLEDIFKLPNMKKTFERAVMVNSYIYTRSGLVNMLRRFTDKKELLRPAKTRFATAFITLGRMHSLKSNLRRMFTSEEWMTSKWVKEAGAKKVVEVILMPSFWNNVVFALKVAGPLVRVLRLVDGEKKLAMGYIYEAMDRAKEAIANSFNGDEKKYAPIFQIIDNRWDVQLHRPLHAAGWYLNPEYFYKAERIDPEIMTGLYECIGKLNPDIKVQDQIDAELSMYNNADGFFGNYMAIRKRAEKSPAEWWASYGMSTPTLQKFAIKILSLTCSSSGCERNWSVFENLHTKRRNRLDQLRLNDLVFVKYNRALRRRYQMRDTIDPIILTDIDESNEWLTRKLDEENDKDDETVFPDDIGDGLTWSNVAAAAGVGEPSYQFRTKQTRSQLGSTSISTSKRRVTQEIEEEESEAGTEDDEDLEEGEELRDEEEDEGVIEGDDEDIDLDVDDLLDDD from the exons atgtcgtcaaccacttccaaaacggacccggcatggaattattttgaagctgatcctaatgatagaaataccaccacatgtaaattttgtcgtaAAGTAACAAAAGGTGGTATATTTTGGGCGAAACAACATCTTGTGGGCggttttaggaatactaaagcttgtccaaaatgtcctccatcagtaaaagaagagattggagagtacatgcaaaagaagaaaaataacagggatgagCGAAATATAGCATCgttagatgatgatattcaatttggtgaagggtatgatgatgatgatgatgagcagctgcctcaaagtagaaaaagacccaATGTATCTACCGGAAGTGGAAGCGGTACTGGTAGTATTGGTAGTGTTAAAGGGCCAACACAAAAAGGTccacttgatgtttttcttaaagacccagaagttaatgtgttgaaaagcaagggcaaaggaaagcaaacaaggttgggtgagcatgattttgcaaaaaaagagttaagagctcgagtttgtagaagctttgcacgatggatgtatgatgcaggcattccattcaatgcagtgacatatgacagttttaaagtatttatagaaGCAGTTGGTCAGTATGGTCCGGGTGTGAAGCCGCCTAGTTACCATGAAGTCAAGGTTCCCCTTCTCAAACAAGAGGTGGAAGCCACTCGTGAAATgatgaaagatcatgaagaggcgtgggccaaatatggatgttccattttgtcagatggctggaaagacaagagggaaaggacattgattaactttttagtcaattctcctAAAGGAAGTACGTTCTTGGAGTCTGTTGATGGTTCTAGCTATTCAAAGActggggaaaagatgtttcaattattaagtaaatgtgtggaaaagattggagtaagaaatgtggtgcaagtggtcaccgatagtgcttcaaacaatgttttagcag gaagatttttggaggcaaaatatcctacgttgttttggacaccatgtgcagcgcactgtttggatttaatgttggaagatattttcaagttacctaatatgaagaagacatttgagagaGCTGTTATGGTGAATAGCTATATCTATACTCGTTCGGGTCTAGTAAACATGCTTAGAAGGTTTACTGacaagaaagagttgttgaggcctgcaaaaacacggtttgcaactgcctttatcactttgggcaggatgcatagtctgaaaagcaaccttagaaggatgtttacctccgaggagtggatgacaagcaagtgggtaaaagaagcgggggctaaaaaggttgtagaagtgattttgatgccttcattttggaacaatgttgtatttgctttaaaggtggctggtccattggtgcgtgtattgcgcttagtggatggtgagaagaagcttgctatgggatacatatatgaggccatggatagggccaaagaagcgattgctaactcttttaatggggatgaaaagaagtatgcacCCATTTTTCAGATTATTGATAATCGATGGGATGTTCAGCTTCATCGCCCCTTGCACGCAGCTGGTTGGTACTTGAACCCAGAATATTTTTACAAGGCTGAACGTATAGATCCAGAGATCATGACTGGCTTATATGAATGCATTGGAAAGTTAAATCCAGATATAAAGGTTCAAGACCAAATTGATGCTGAGCTTTCGATGTATAACAATGCAGATGGGTTCTTTGGAAACTATATGGCTATTAGAAAGAGAGCTGAGAAATCACCag ctgaatggtgggcttcatatggaatgtcaacacccacgttgcaaaaatttgcaattaaaattcttagcttgacttgtagttcatctgggtgtgaacgtaattggagtgtgtttgaaaat cttcatactaaacggagaaacaggcttgatcaacttcgtttaaacgacttggtgtttgtgaaatacaatagagcattgaGGCGTCGATATCAAATGCGTGATACCATTGACCCTATCATATTAACCgacattgatgaaagcaatgaatggttgactagaaaacttgatgaggagaatgataaagatgatgaaactgtttttcCAGATGACATTGGGGATGGGTTGACATGGAGTAATGTTGCTGCGGCTGCAGGAGTTGGAGAGCCTAGTTATCAATTTAGAactaaacaaactcgatcacaattgGGATCAACTTCGATTTCGACTTCAAAGCGGCGAGTAactcaagagattgaagaggaggaaagtgaggcagggaccgaagatgatgaagacttggaagagggagaagaattgagagatgaagaagaagatgaaggggtgattgaaggggatgatgaagatattgaccttgatgttgatgatctccttgatgatgattga
- the LOC127806032 gene encoding protein phosphatase 1 regulatory inhibitor subunit PPP1R7 homolog, whose amino-acid sequence MEEEEDRRLPSSETNQADRTAEAEAEAEDDDLSAATVLDLTSFQLHDLNSVEFPPSLTELDLTANRLSALDPRIGHLSGLKKLSLRQNLFEDAAVECLSRWDRISGLEELVFRDNKLTKVPDVSIFRKLLVFDVSFNEISSLNGLSKVSNTLKELYVSKNEVTKMEEIDHFHELQILELGSNRLRVMENLQNLTNLQELWLGRNRIRAINLCGLKCIKKISLQSNRLTSMTGFEDCVALEELYLSHNGIAKMEGLSTLINLRVLDVSSNKLTAIDGTENLPGLEDLWLNDNQIQSLEGFAEAVAGSRDKLTTIYLERNPCAHSPSYVATLRQKFPNIQQIDSQLFA is encoded by the exons ATGGAAGAGGAGGAGGATCGGAGGCTCCCATCATCGGAGACCAATCAGGCGGATCGGAcggcggaggcggaggcggaggcggaggaCGACGATCTATCGGCGGCGACGGTGCTGGACCTCACCAGCTTCCAGCTCCACGATCTAAACTCGGTGGAGTTCCCTCCGAGTCTCACCGAGTTGGACCTCACCGCCAATCGCCTCTCTGCTTTGGACCCTCGGATTGGTCATCTCTCCGGCCTCAAGAAGCTCTCTCTCCGCCAGAACCTGTTCGAGGACGCCGCCGTCGAGTGCCTCTCCCGCTGGGACCGCATTTCAGGCCTTGAG GAGCTAGTGTTTCGGGATAATAAACTGACAAAAGTACCCGATGTCAGCATATTCAGGAAGCTTTTGGTGTTTGATGTCTCTTTCAATGAGATTTCTTCCTTGAATGGCCTGTCTAAGGTCTCCAACACGCTCAAGGAACTCTATGTATCTAAAAATGAAGTTACAAAGATGGAGGAGATTGATCACTTTCATGAACTACAAATTCTTGAACTGGGTTCGAACAGATTAAGG GTAATGGagaatttacaaaatttaacaaacttACAAGAGTTATGGCTGGGTCGGAATCGTATCCGAGCTATCAACCTATGTGGACTCAAATGCATAAAGAAGATTAGCTTGCAGAGCAATCGTTTGACTTCTATGACTGGATTTGAG GACTGTGTGGCTCTAGAAGAACTTTACTTGAGCCATAATGGTATTGCTAAAATGGAAGGCCTCTCAACCTTGATAAATCTCCGGGTCCTGGATGTGTCATCTAATAAGCTAACTGCAATTGATGGCACTGAGAACCTGCCCGG ATTAGAGGATCTTTGGCTTAATGACAATCAAATACAATCACTAGAAGGTTTTGCTGAGGCAGTTGCTGGTTCAAGAGACAAGTTAACTACCATCTACCTCGAGCGTAATCCATGT
- the LOC127806033 gene encoding pentatricopeptide repeat-containing protein At1g77170, mitochondrial translates to MFPRLWSSKSWMNFLTLRLLRIPEPKLILHNLGHSLATDYAILDPHLNSQTLSKTACVDFSQEAAKILATQLANCSTLSELNQIYARMIRTHMLELHSASFYWNNIMRSYTKLEAASMALHVYVAMTRDGIMPDSYTLPIVLKAACRIFDTQLGRQLHCLAIRIGLETNEFCESGIISLYCKVGEFENAYKMFDENCNRKLGSWNAITGGLSQAGRAKEAISMFLELRKSGFKPDDVTIVTVTSACGSLGDLDLAYQLHKCAFQARSLEKSDLLMLNSLIDMYGKCGRMDLAYRVFSRIEQRNVSSWTSMIVGYAMHGHVNEALECFHYMREAGVRPNNVTFVGVLSACVHGGKVQEGKYYFNLMKKEYGIMPHLQHYGCMADLLGRAGLLEEAIEMVEDMPMEPNVIIWGSLMGACEKYGNIKIGEWVCKHLEELEPWNDGAYVVLSNIYASNGLWVEVERMRGIMKEKRLAKVAAYSLPTSSS, encoded by the coding sequence ATGTTCCCACGTCTATGGAGCAGTAAGAGCTGGATGAACTTTCTCACGCTCAGGCTTCTGAGAATCCCGGAGCCGAAGCTTATTTTACACAATCTCGGCCACTCTCTGGCTACGGATTACGCAATTCTAGATCCCCATTTAAATTCTCAGACTCTATCAAAGACGGCATGTGTAGATTTCAGCCAAGAGGCAGCCAAGATCTTAGCAACCCAGTTGGCGAATTGCAGCACATTGTCAGAATTGAATCAAATATATGCTCGTATGATCAGAACCCACATGCTAGAACTGCATTCTGCATCGTTTTATTGGAACAACATCATGAGGTCATATACTAAGCTAGAGGCAGCTTCAATGGCGCTCCACGTATACGTTGCAATGACTCGTGATGGTATCATGCCCGATTCTTACACCCTTCCCATTGTCTTAAAGGCAGCGTGCCGAATTTTTGATACGCAGTTGGGTCGGCAACTTCATTGCCTTGCGATAAGGATCGGCCTTGAGACTAATGAATTTTGTGAGAGTGGTATTATCAGTTTGTACTGTAAAGTGGGTGAATTTGAGAATGCGTATAAGATGTTTGATGAAAATTGCAATAGGAAGCTGGGTTCTTGGAATGCCATAACTGGAGGCTTGTCACAAGCTGGTCGCGCTAAGGAAGCGATTTCCATGTTTTTGGAGCTGAGGAAAAGTGGGTTCAAGCCTGATGATGTGACAATAGTTACCGTGACTTCAGCTTGTGGAAGTCTAGGAGACTTGGATTTAGCTTACCAGTTACACAAGTGCGCATTCCAAGCCAGGAGTTTAGAAAAATCTGATCTTCTTATGTTGAACTCGCTTATTGACATGTATGGAAAATGTGGTCGGATGGACttggcatatagagtatttTCAAGGATCGAGCAGCGGAATGTTTCTTCATGGACATCCATGATTGTGGGTTATGCGATGCATGGTCATGTGAATGAAGCTCTTGAGTGCTTCCATTACATGAGAGAAGCGGGCGTGAGGCCAAACAATGTGACTTTTGTTGGGGTCTTAAGTGCATGTGTGCATGGTGGCAAAGTGCAAGAGGGAAAATATTACTTCAACCTGATGAAGAAAGAGTATGGGATCATGCCCCACTTACAGCATTATGGGTGCATGGCGGATTTGCTTGGCCGTGCTGGTTTGCTTGAGGAGGCCATAGAGATGGTGGAGGACATGCCTATGGAACCAAATGTTATAATTTGGGGATCTTTGATGGGTGCCTGCGAGAAATATGGGAATATCAAGATTGGGGAGTGGGTATGTAAGCATCTGGAAGAACTAGAACCTTGGAATGATGGGGCCTATGTGGTTCTGTCGAATATATATGCCAGCAATGGTTTGTGGGTAGAGGTAGAGAGGATGCGTGGCATTATGAAGGAGAAAAGACTTGCTAAAGTTGCTGCTTATAGTTTGCCTACAAGTTCATCTTGA